GCCCCCGACGCGATGGCGCTGTCGGCGGTCGACGCCGAGATCCGGCGCGCCAAGACGGCGCCGGTCGGGGACGTTCCCATGTTCCGCAAGATCATGCGGGCGACCCGCCTTCCATTACCGCTGCGGCGCCTGTCCTGGGCGGTGGGGCTGAATTTCGGCCGCCAGCGCGGCAATTGGTTCGGCAGCTTCGCGGTCAGCTCGGTCGCCGCCTATGGCGGTGGCGAGCTCCACCCCATCACCCCCGGCCCCTTCATCCTCAGCTACGGGACGGTCGAGGCGGACCAGACCATCCATGTCGTGATCCGCTGGGATCATCGTGTCACCGACGCAGCCCCGATCGCGAGGGTCCTGACCCGCCTGGAACAGGTCCTGAACACTGAAATCGCTGCCGAATTGCGGGCGGCCGAGCCAAAGCCGATCCGAGCAGTCCGGACCTGATTCTAGGGCCGCTCTCATTGACATCGAACCCCAAACTCCCCTAAAAGCCGCCTGCTCGCGGGCCGATTTCGGCCCGCGAAGCGTTTCGCGACCCGTGGTCCACTCCCTTAAGCTTTGGGGATCGGACCTGTCGGTGCCGGGATCATCCCGTCACACAGGAGGGCGCGTTTCCTCAAACCATGCAACCGAAGAGGACGCGATGACTAAGCGCAGTGAGGCGAAGTACAAGATCGATCGCCGTATGGGCCAGAACATCTGGGGCCGCCCGAAGAGCCCCGTGAATCGCCGCGAATACGGCCCCGGCCAGCATGGCCAGCGCCGCAAGGGCAAGCTCTCCGACTTCGGCGTGCAGCTGCGCGCCAAGCAGAAGCTGAAGGGCTATTACGCCAACATCAGCGAGCGCCAGTTCCACGGCATCTATGTCGAGGCGAGCCGCCTCAAGGGTGACACCGGCGAGAACCTCATCGGCCTGCTCGAGCGTCGTCTCGACGCGGTCGTGTACCGGGCCAAGTTCGTCTCCACGATCTTCGCTGCCCGCCAGTTCATCAACCACGGCCACGTCAAGGTGAACGGCCGCAAGGTCAACATCTCGAGCTACCAGCTCAAGGTCGGCGACGTGATCGAGGTCAAGGAAGCCTCCAAGCAGCTCGCTCACGTGCTCGAAGCCAGCCAGCTCCCCGAGCGCGACGTTCCCGACTATCTCGAAGTCGACCACGGCAAGATGACCGCGAAGTACACCCGCATCCCCGGCCTCTCCGACGTGCCGTTCCCGGTGCAGATGGAGCCGCATCTGGTCGTCGAATTCTATTCGCGCTGATAGGCTCAGTAGATCGACATTCAAAGGCCCCGGTTTCCGGGGCCTTTTTGTTGTGATAACGTGCCGTCGATGTCCCAGACGACTGACCAGCTCGCCAACATCACCCCATCGGCCACGCCTAGCGAGGCGGAGGTTGAGGCATGGGCCAAGCTGCCCCGCGACGAGCAGGTTCGCCGATATCAAGCTCTGTTCGCTCAGCCCGAATGCAACAGTTTTACCTCGGACTCTCCGGACGACATTCTCGCTGCCGCGCGTCTACGCGTTGCTCAACGCCGCCATGGCTGAGTACCGGTTATCGGAGCGTACCCGAGCCGATCTAATCGACATCTACGACTTCACCGAGAGCCGGTTCGGAAAATACCAGGCGGAAGCCTATTACGCAGGGCTGATCCGTTCCTTCGAGCTGCTCGCCGACTTTCCCCTGATCGGCCAGCAAGTGGATGAGCTCGCGGTAGGCCATCGACGTTTCCGCTTCCAATCCCACCTGATCTTCTACACGGTGCAACCCGACCACGTTGAAATCCGCGCCATTCTTCATGGCGCGCAACACATCAGACCGCAGCTATTCGACTAGAGAATGAGACAGGCCATGCTCTACACCCCTCCCCCGGTCGATCCCAAGGCGCCGCCGGTGCGCATCAATCTGCTATCAGACACGCAGACGAGGCCAACGGCTGCGATGCGCGAAGCGATGGCGCGGGCTGAGGTCGGCGACGAGCAGGTCGGTGACGATCCGACGGTCAATGCGCTGTGCGAGCGCGTAGCGGATCTGCTCGGCAAGGAAGCGGCGGTCTACATGCCCTCGGGCACGATGTGCAACGTCACCGCGACGCTGGTGCATTGCCGCCCCGGCGACGAGATTTTAGCGCATGAGACCGCGCACATCATCGCCCGCGAAGGCGGCGCGCATGCGGCGATCGGCGGCTTCCAGGTCACGCAGCTCAAGGGCCCCGACGGCCAGTTCACGCCGGAGACGTTCCGCAAGGCGCTGCGTCCGCGCACGCGCTACCAGCCGCCGCAGACCGTCGTCAGCGTCGAGCAGACCGCCAATATCGGTGGCGGCACGATCTGGAAGAAGGCCGCGCTCGACGAGATCGTGGCGATCGCCAAGCAGCACGGCCTCATTACCCACATGGACGGCGCGCGCCTGCTCAATGCCACGGTGGCGAGCGGCATCTCGCCGCGCGACATGACAGCGGGATGGGATTCGGCCTGGATCGATTTCTCCAAGGGCCTCGGTGCGCCGATCGGCGGCGTGCTGGCCGGCTCGCGCACCTTCATCGACGCGGTGTGGCAGTGGAAGCAGCGGCTCGGCGGCTCGATGCGGCAAGCCGGAATCTGCGCCGCCGCCTGCATCTACGCGCTCGACCACCACGTCGAGCGCCTCGCCGACGATCATGCCAATGCGCGCGCACTCGCCCGCGGGCTGTCGCAGATTTCGGGCATCGAGGTCCAGGAGCCCGAGACCAATCTCGTGTTCTTCAGGCCCGACGGCGCCGGCATTGCCGGCGACAAGATGGTCGCAGCGCTGCGCCAGCGCGGCGTCACGCTTGCGATGATGGACGGCCGCATCCGCGCCTGCACCCATCTCGACGTGGATGCGGGCCAAATCGAGGAGACGATCAGTTACGTCCGCGAGATCGTGCGCGGGGCGTAATCAGAGCGTTTTCGAGCGAAGTGGATACCGGTTCGCGTAAAGAAAACGCGTCAAAACGACAGTCTATCGCCCCATCGCCTGATAGATCAGCGTCTTCAGATCGAGCTGAATCCGGCCGCGCTGCGACGGCGTTTGCACCATGAAGATCCCGAACAGATCGTCTTCGGGATCGATGAAGAAGAACGTGCCGCCGACGCCGTCCCAGCGATACTCGCCAAGCGGCCATGACGTGCCCGTGGGCACGGAGGTGCGCACCGCAAAGCCGAGGCCGAAGCCGGAATTGGCGCCGGGATAATAGCTATGCTCGCGCGCGATCTTCGTCTCAGGCCCGACGTGATCGGACGCCATCAGCGCGATGGTCTCGGGCTTGAGATAACGCCGTCCCTCATACGTGCCGCCATTCAGCAGCATCTGCGCGAAACGGGCGTAGTCACCGATCGTGCCGACCATACCGCCGCCGCCTGATTCCCATTTCAGCGGCCGCCTGATGTCGCGCATCGGTGTGGTCGGGTTGATGTTGCGATCAGCCGGCATCGGCTCGGCGATGCGCGGAAACTTGGCGGGATCGGCGACGAAGAACGCCGTCTCCGTCATGCCGAGCGGATCCAGCAGCCGCTCCTTCTCGAACTGGAGCAGTGTCTTTCCCGAAGCGACCTCGACGACGCGGCCGAGCACGTCGGTGGAAAAGCCATAGTCCCACACCGTACCCGGCTGCTCGGCCAGCGGCAGCGTCGCGATCTTCGCGGCGAAGTCGGCATTGCCGAGATTGCTTTGGAAAAGATTGGCCTCGGCATAGAGCTCGCGCACCAAGCCGCCGCCATGATAGCCGTAAGGCAGCCCCGAGGTGTGGCGCAGCAGATCCTTGATGGTGACCGGGCGCGCGAGCGGCTCGAGCGCCAGCGTC
This genomic stretch from Bradyrhizobium daqingense harbors:
- a CDS encoding 2-oxo acid dehydrogenase subunit E2, producing MRGTPKTISLRRRLICDLMHASMGVPFVSLSRPLDIRPVLEARASATAPAGWAAMFVKAFALVARDEPVLRTVYAKWPWPALYELPKSVALVAIARVDDGEECVIPQRIAAPDAMALSAVDAEIRRAKTAPVGDVPMFRKIMRATRLPLPLRRLSWAVGLNFGRQRGNWFGSFAVSSVAAYGGGELHPITPGPFILSYGTVEADQTIHVVIRWDHRVTDAAPIARVLTRLEQVLNTEIAAELRAAEPKPIRAVRT
- a CDS encoding type II toxin-antitoxin system RelE/ParE family toxin, with the translated sequence MLNAAMAEYRLSERTRADLIDIYDFTESRFGKYQAEAYYAGLIRSFELLADFPLIGQQVDELAVGHRRFRFQSHLIFYTVQPDHVEIRAILHGAQHIRPQLFD
- a CDS encoding threonine aldolase family protein; the encoded protein is MLYTPPPVDPKAPPVRINLLSDTQTRPTAAMREAMARAEVGDEQVGDDPTVNALCERVADLLGKEAAVYMPSGTMCNVTATLVHCRPGDEILAHETAHIIAREGGAHAAIGGFQVTQLKGPDGQFTPETFRKALRPRTRYQPPQTVVSVEQTANIGGGTIWKKAALDEIVAIAKQHGLITHMDGARLLNATVASGISPRDMTAGWDSAWIDFSKGLGAPIGGVLAGSRTFIDAVWQWKQRLGGSMRQAGICAAACIYALDHHVERLADDHANARALARGLSQISGIEVQEPETNLVFFRPDGAGIAGDKMVAALRQRGVTLAMMDGRIRACTHLDVDAGQIEETISYVREIVRGA
- the rpsD gene encoding 30S ribosomal protein S4; the encoded protein is MTKRSEAKYKIDRRMGQNIWGRPKSPVNRREYGPGQHGQRRKGKLSDFGVQLRAKQKLKGYYANISERQFHGIYVEASRLKGDTGENLIGLLERRLDAVVYRAKFVSTIFAARQFINHGHVKVNGRKVNISSYQLKVGDVIEVKEASKQLAHVLEASQLPERDVPDYLEVDHGKMTAKYTRIPGLSDVPFPVQMEPHLVVEFYSR
- a CDS encoding serine hydrolase domain-containing protein, whose amino-acid sequence is MFGRRALVAALVLLFGMVGAHASSESATRKFSAEGLAKVSDYIRNEVATGKIPGAILLLQQHGKPVYYENFGVRDVATQLSMSADTIFRLYSMSKPITSVMAMMLVEEGKLSLDDPVSKFIPAFAQMKVGVERKAEDGKATLALEPLARPVTIKDLLRHTSGLPYGYHGGGLVRELYAEANLFQSNLGNADFAAKIATLPLAEQPGTVWDYGFSTDVLGRVVEVASGKTLLQFEKERLLDPLGMTETAFFVADPAKFPRIAEPMPADRNINPTTPMRDIRRPLKWESGGGGMVGTIGDYARFAQMLLNGGTYEGRRYLKPETIALMASDHVGPETKIAREHSYYPGANSGFGLGFAVRTSVPTGTSWPLGEYRWDGVGGTFFFIDPEDDLFGIFMVQTPSQRGRIQLDLKTLIYQAMGR